The genome window gactggaagctgactttgggcaccagccaagtacacctGCGCAAATCAAAATGTTGCCTGCAGTTCTAGCACTTCTAGAAGATTACGTGTAGATGCTCACAATTATGGACTGTGTACGGGCTATGTAGCTATGCATTAAGTTTTTTAGGGTGCTTTGTTTGTGCCAGgccttatttttctaatttgtggaaaaaaatctgttgaaaTCCCATGATAACAAgttacataattatatttttatttttatttttgtactttctaAATTGAAAACATCCTTGGCGCCACCTGGTAATGTGGGCCATCCCTGCCCTAGGGCAGGTTGTAGTTTGGTGTCGTTGAATTTCCAGGACTGCAAGATGGTAGCAGAAGCCATTACCTGGACAGCATAACCACCCACCACCATCTATAGAAAAAGGACCCAGGCAGTCCTGGTCTGTGTTAATGCGGGCATCTGGTTAAATAGAACAGGGAATTCAAGGTCAGAGTATGTGGTGGAGAGTAGAGATATCTACTGTTAACTTCTTCCTGAACCCACTAACCAAACTAAAAAATTTGCAGGACTAGCACAAGAACTAGTCCTGGTTAGAGAGATAAAAGGCTacaggagagaaaaacaggaCTTTTTCAATGTGGGAACAATTAACAGGACCAAGATGCACACTGGAGGAGGATTGAGACCCTCcgatatatacacatacatacctgTACGCGCACAGTGGCTAAAAGGGTTAAGAAGGCATTTGCACAGCTGCAGCCAAGAATAAATGACCTCTGATATTTGTAGCTATCCTTGAACATTATCTCCATGAGGGTAACTTTCAAGGTTTGTTTGCACATGATATAAACAGAAAAAGCTTATTATCAACTTCCTTATATAAACAGCCCTCTGTATCTGAGACAAAActagcatatttattttttcaaaaggtaAAACAAACTATAGGTAAGAAATGAGTCAATAGATAAGAACATAAGCACATTCATCATAAATATaaatctgactttattttttaaattaatcaattaagatatttatttttattgaaacatatttgattatacatatctgtggggtacacggttgaatatctatacctgtaCACAATGTGTGCAAATTAGCaaactcatcattacaaaacttaatcatttctttcttatgaGGGCAATCTCTGCTCTTCTAGCCGTTTGATAACATGCAGAAATTACTGTTAATtctagatgcctagctcaactgtacaccaaaataacttattttttctaactagctgttttgtgtccaataaccaatttctcaccatgcccccctctccctttcccacctctagtaaccacagttcttaaaaaaattttcttaaaagaaagtgTGAGAAATATTCCTGAGTAGGTGGTTTTGAATAATATTTAACACTGAGAACGATACCTCCAATAAATTTCATgttaataactaaataaatgaacattattactaattttgaaaaaaataagcgTATCTACTTCCTGGCGTTTATTTGCTCTGAGAATATGCTACTTTGTCTTTAAGTTTCAATAGAGCTTTCTGCACCTCCTTGTTCCTCAGTGTGTACACAGCAGGGTTGAGAAGTGGGGTCAGCACAGTGTCGAAAACTGTCACAACCTCATCCACAGCCTCCTTGGAGCCTGGCCTCaggtaaatgaaaacacaggggacaaagaaacaaaggacCACGATACAGTGGGAGGCACAGGTCTGGGAGGCCCTGCGTCTCCCCTCTGAGGTGCGGATCCTCAGGATGGAGCAGACAATGGACACATAGGACAGCACTATCAGGacaaagcagcctgaggccaccACACCAATGTTGACAAAGATGACCATCTCATTGGCTGAGGTGTCTGCACAGGCCAGCTTGAGGATGGGTGGTGCATCACAGAAGTAGTGCTGGATCTGGTTGGGCCCACAGTAGGACAAACGGAACGTCACTGTGGTCTGCAGAGCAGAGTGCAGAGAGCCACTGAGCCAAGTGCTAGTGGCCAGGAGGGCACAGGTTCTCCCACTCATCATGCTGGTGTACCTGAGCGGGTAACTGATGGCCAggtagcggtcataggccatgacTGTGTAGAGGAAACACTCGCTGCTCCCCAGAAAGTGGAAGCAATAAAGCTGGGCTATGCAACTGTGAAAGGAGATGGCCCTGCCCTCAGGGGACACCAAGGTCATCAGCATTTTGGGCACTGTGACAGTGGAGAACCACATATCAATGAAGGCGAGGTTGGCGAGGAAgtagtacatgggggtgtggaggtgaGAATCCACCCTGATCAGCAGCAGGATGAGGAGGTTCCCCAGCACAGTGAGCCCATAAATCACCAGGAAGATCCCAAAGAGGGGGGTGTCCAGCGCTGGTGCATGGGGAAGGCCCGTGAGGAAGAACGTTGTCACGAGGCTCACGTTTGTCATTCTTCTCAACCCTGGTCCCTCTCCCTATGCGGATATAAAAGCAGGCAACATTTAACATTTCATTGAGAATTTCAAATTCCTTCTCTGTGTGGCAACTGCATCACCCATGGTTATATTTGTAAGTTTCTTCAGTAAAGGGATGGAGTGACTTcagcatctctctgtctctgtctctgtctctctctctcacacacgcacacacacgcacacacacacacacacacacgtacacaaatagacacacacatgtatatgctGAAGAAAGTAGGAGAAACCCACTGTAATAGCTTTCAGTTGGTGTATTGTAACTTACCAGAAACTTAGTGGCACAAAATAggcaaatttattatttcaccCTTTCTGTGGGTCAGGTCAGCTGGGCCCGCTGCTCAAGGTCTCACCAGGATTAATAAAGGTGTCAGCTGAGGCTGCAATCTCATCTGAGGCTCAGGACCCTCTGCTATGCTTATtaaggttgttggcagaattccaTTTCTTGCAGTTGTAGGACTGATGTTTGTGTTTTCTTGCTGGTTATCATCGGGGCATATTACTCTCAACTCCTAGAAGCCACCGTCTAGTCCCAGCCAcctggcttcctcacagcatggcagctcaCTTCTTCAAAGCCATCAGGAGAATCTCTCTCCAGTTTGCTGTGACAAAGTATTATGTGTTGACAATGTAATCAAGGGAGTGATGTCCCATCATATTCACAGCTCCCACTACACTCAAGGGGAAGTGATTACACAGGGCATGTACACGGGTAGGGGAAATCTTGGAGACTATTTGGAATTCTATTAGCATATTATATTAATcccaataatttaattttttggtagcaatgaatacagtcatccctcagtattcATGGAGGATAAGTTGCAGGGCCCTCagggataccaaa of Cynocephalus volans isolate mCynVol1 chromosome 4, mCynVol1.pri, whole genome shotgun sequence contains these proteins:
- the LOC134377143 gene encoding olfactory receptor 10G9-like, whose amino-acid sequence is MTNVSLVTTFFLTGLPHAPALDTPLFGIFLVIYGLTVLGNLLILLLIRVDSHLHTPMYYFLANLAFIDMWFSTVTVPKMLMTLVSPEGRAISFHSCIAQLYCFHFLGSSECFLYTVMAYDRYLAISYPLRYTSMMSGRTCALLATSTWLSGSLHSALQTTVTFRLSYCGPNQIQHYFCDAPPILKLACADTSANEMVIFVNIGVVASGCFVLIVLSYVSIVCSILRIRTSEGRRRASQTCASHCIVVLCFFVPCVFIYLRPGSKEAVDEVVTVFDTVLTPLLNPAVYTLRNKEVQKALLKLKDKVAYSQSK